CTGACAGTGTCCATGAAGCCGGGAATTCCCTTGCTTACGGCCAAATCTATCCGCTGCGTTCCGGCAGGAATGGGCAACCCCGCATCACATACGGTCAGTGCATCGAAATGACCCAGCTTGGCGATGACGTAGGAGACTTCAGAATTGAGTAGTGTCGTTTTCTTCATGCTAATTCCAGTATAATTGCGGCTAAAACGAGTCTTCAATGAATCGAAACGGTTGCGCAATCGTTTCGATGGCAAGGTCAAAAAAACAGTATGCCATGAGACATACTGTTTTCATCTGGTTGTTTTTATTGAGTATCAACGGCCTCCTGAAAACAGGGGTTGATGTCGTTGCCAAAAAATCTACAAAAACGTAACTGTCCTGAAAAAAATCGTCAAGGTTTCTCCCGATTGCCCCGGCGAAAGCTTCCGTCATGAAACAGGCTTCGCTTTCAGAGATGAATCAGACAATCAAAACACTTGCTTCTCAGGCCGAGTCCGTTTATAAGCCTCTCCACATCGGCGTTAGCCAACCAACGTGGAGAGGTAGCGAAGTCCGGCCGTAACGCGCTCGACTCGAAATCGAGTTATGGGTAACCCCCATACGTGGGTTCAAATCCCACCCTCTCCGCCAGTAAATTCAAGGGGTTAGAGTTCATTCTCTAACCCCTTTTCCTATGTGTGAACCGGTCTCAATGTGTGAAAAAATGTGTGATTGATTCTGAGAAAGGTGCTGAACTGAGAGAATCAGGGCTTGCCTTGAACTTGAGTTTCTTTTTCTTCCTCATCAAAGGCATTGAGAATTTCGTGGTCAACATGAAGTTCGTGCAGATAGGTTTCTGTTGTCCGCAAGTTCATGTGCCCAAGAAACTGCTGAATCTGGCGGTGAGTTGCCTTGTGGGAGTCTGCAAAACGGGATGCTACGTGATGGCGGATGCAGTGGGCCGTGAACGGCTTTCTGAGGTTGGCCTTCTTGCAGAGACGTTTGAAAAGAAGTCGGATGAATTCAGTGTGCCGTGTGTACTTTTGGCCGTTTTGCGGATTGGTGAATACGTAAGGGCTTTGCGGATCACGTTTTTTCCAAGCATCACGCAGGACTTTTTCAAGTTCAGGATGCATGCCGAGCAATCGGGCTTCCCTGTTGCCGTCACGCCGTTTTGAGGTCCATAGGCGAATGACCTTGGCGTCAAAGTTTATATCTTCCCAAGTGAGATTCAGGATTTCGGAAAGGCGGGCTGCCGTGTAGTAGAGAGTGTCGAAGATGCGTCGTTCTTCTGGGTTGGCCGCCATTCTCACGGCAGCGATATCTTCGGCGGGTGGGACATAGCGAACGTATGCCTCTTCGGCATAGGGCTCAATTTGACGAGCCGGATTGGCAATCATGTGGCCACGCCGTATGGCCCAATTGAAAAGAGTGCCTATTTCCCGCAGGTCGCAGTTGGCTGCCTTCGAGCCTCGGACCTTTTTCTGGTCGCGGACATAGGCTGCGAGTATGTCACGATTGATTTCCTTGAGGGGAAGGCGAAAATTGAAATATTCCAGAACGCGTCTGAACGTGCTTCGCTTGTATATGAAGGTGTTCCGTTTGCGCCGATCGCGCACTTCATCAAGATAGAGATCAGCCAGCTCTTCGAAGTCCATTGCGGTTCGGCTTGACCCGCTGAACTGCCACTGGTCCTCTTCTTTTGTCAGCCACTTCTTGGCGTCTTTTTTCGTCTTGAACCCCGACTTGAACGCCACGCGTTGACCCTTCACATACAGGATCGCTTGGTACCGAACGCCAGCTTTCGTCTTGTATTTGTTGACGGCCATAATTGATTCCGTGGTTTCTAATCAGGTACGCGCATACATCTTCGATGGAAAAGAGTACTCCTCTTGCGTCTTCCCCCTCGGAAGAGGGAATACGAATGTGGGGCAAAGATGTCCAGAATCTTTGCAGGGTACTCTTGCTTATGCTTATAGCCTCGGCGAGACCTTCCAAATCAACCAGAACTGGACTCATTTCATAACTCTCTAGAGAAGCGAATGGAATCCTTTTACCTCGGGCTCTGCTTCAGTGGGCCTTGTGGTTTGTGAAAAGGAAAGGCCGGCCTTTTGGAATTCAGCCCGGCCCCTCCCTTTGGGCTGCATTTCAAATTTACGCCGCCTTGTCCTCAGCCTGTTTTTCGGATGTTGCCGAAGTCGGGCAGACCTGAACATGAAGGCCCATGGCTTCGAGTCGGTGAATCAGGTCTTCTGCGTGGAGGTTGTCCAGCTCCTCACGTACTTCGGCCTCGATGCTCTGCCGCAGCTCCTTGACGTTGACGATGGTGCCGGGCTCGTTGTTCGGGGTACGGAACTTCATTTCCGAATCGCCGTTGAGAATCCAGGCCGGGTTGACGTTCGTCCTGCTGAGGATGGTCAGGAGCCATTCGGAAGGGATGGAGCAGCGGCGTTTTGCATCCGATACGCTGGACTGGCGAACGCCGAGGAATTCCGCAAGCTGAACCTGCGTATTGGTGAGAGTGACGGTCTTGACCCGTTCCATGCGTTCGGCGAACAGGGCGCAATTCTCGATGGTTGTTTCATTCTTTCGTCTGGACATGGGATGTACTCCTTGTAGTTCTTGGAATGCGGGCGGGGATGGCCGTGAGCCAAGCCCGCCCGCTTGCAGGGTTGGGGAGGGTTATGCTGTCGGGAAAACGGTTGCCGGGTCTGCGCCGTTGGCGAGATCGAAGTAGGCTTGCAGGAGCACGATGCGTTCCTTCTTGGCCCATTGACCGAAGGACTTGCCGACCTTGCGGTCCATGTCCGCATCCTGAACACCGAACGCCTTGAGCATTTTGGAGATGTGCGCCTTTCTTTCCGCAGCGTTCATGTCCAGATATTTCTGGGTATTGTCGCCAAAGACCTGCGCAAGGCTTTCTTCGGTGTCCTGAGTCGGTGCGTCTTCCGCATCGCTGAAAAAGTCCTCCTCCGGACTTCCGGGAGCCGCTTCGGGCTGCCGAGGCTGTTCCTCAGGTCCTTCCCGATGCTGTTCGTCCTGCGGAGTGATCGGCGCAGCGTCGATGTAGTCCGGGGCGTTGACTTCCTTGGCGTGATCTTCGGCAAAGGCCTTTTGCAGCTCGACGGACATGATGCCCCACTTGGAAATGATCTGGCGAAGCATGGTCTTGTACGCCATGCCGTCGAAGTCCTTGTACCAGAACGAGGAATACTCACGACGCCAGAGTTCACTTGCGGGGATTTCTCCGCTCTGAATCCGGCGGCAAACATCGAGTTTGAACGCTTGGCTATACCTGTCGGCATGGGCTTCCATCTTGGCCTTGGACCAGTACATGGTCTTGCGAAAGCCGTTCAGATACTCGAACATGGCGTAGTAGCCGATGGTCGGAGCTGCCTCGCGTTTTGCCTCGTCCTGAATGAGCTCGACTTCCAGCTCCTCGAAGAGCGGATCATAGCTCTTGAGTTCGCCTTCCTTGATGGCGAGGACATTCAGCTTGCGGTAGTACCCGGAGCGAATGGCCAACTGGATGTAGCCCTTGTATCCGATCTGGAAGGTGGCAATTTTGCAGCCGGGTTGCTTGTTGTATTCGCATTGGAAATTGCAGAATTTTTTGTCGTTCTTTTGCCGAGGATGCAGGCAGCGCTTCTTGTCCTTGAACGGGACCATGTAGAACTGGCCGAGTTGCACGGACGGGGAGAGGCCCAAACTCTCGCCAAGCATGGCGGCAGAGAAGATGGACATATGGTCGCATTTTGCCAATTCCGGGTTGTTGGTGACGGCCGAGACAATGGCTGTCACAAATCGCTGTCCGTCCTTCCCTCCCATCATCTCGTTGATCCGTTTGCGAATGCCGTTGGACGTGATGAAAGCCGAGAATGTAACCGGGGCCTGCCCGCGCGGGGCAAGAGTGTTTTGAGGTCTGAGGTTGCTCATGAGTGATGCTCCTTTTTAAGCGGCACGTTCCTGCGGGACATGGCCGTAACGGATTCCGCGTGTGCGGAGAAAAGTCTTGAGGTCGGCAAGCTGTGCTGCGGTGCCCCAGACGCGGAAGTCGATCTGGTGGATCGGTTCCTCGACGGGCGAGGCTTCGGGCGCGGCCTGAACCGGGGAAGGCTGGCGCACCTCGGGCTTCGGCGCGGGCTGCGGTTCCGGCTGTGCCATCTTCTGCTCGGGAATGTTCCGAATGGCCTCGGCCCGTGCCTTGGCCGCGACTTCCTGCTGGCGGCGGTATTCCTCGCGCTTGGCCTTCTGCTCCAGCAGCTTCTTGTTCTCGGCCAGCGCATCCGCCATGGAAAAGGAATGCAGGTAGGCGCGGACGGCCTGATCCTCGAATTCCGTGTGCAGGTCTTCGATGATCGCCAATTCGGATTCGACCTTTGAGAGGAACGCGGAGATTTCCTCCTCGATCCTGCTCATGGCAAAGGTGGCGTTGAGCCAGCGCGGATTGAACACGCGGTTCAGGGGAACGAGCGTCTTGACGTTGGATTCGGAGGCATTCCAGAACGCTTCGATCTCGGCACGTTTTTCGGCCTTCTTGCGCTCCTCGTATCCTTTCACCTGCTCATCGATGGCGAGCATGGGCTTGTCCACCAGAGCGACAAGTTCCTTGATTCTGACTTCAAAGGCATTGAACGGTTCCAGACAACGGCCCTTGATTTCCTTGCGCTTGTCATCCAGAGCCTTCTTGAACTTGTTCAGCGTGGCCCGGTCCTTTCTGGCCTCCTGAATGGTGTCGTCGGTGTAGGCGAGGCCCTGATACTTTTCGAGCTGTGCTTCGATTTCGGTTTTGAGTTCCTCGTGGTTGAACTCGATGGCCTTGATAAAGCCGTCTTCCTTCGGACTGAATATCTTCAATTCCATTGCCATTTCCCCAACCTCCTACAGTTCAGGCAAAATCAGGTTTGGTCTGGTGTCGGTCTCGACCATGCGCCAGAAGGCCAGTTCCTTTTCGAGCAGGTAGGCCAAGTCCTCTTCATGGTCGGCGCGTTCAAAGCGGTAGTGCTTTTCCGTAATCCAGAGCTCGCCCCATTCGCTGCGGAGCCGGGCTTTCAGGATCGCG
Above is a window of Pseudodesulfovibrio tunisiensis DNA encoding:
- a CDS encoding DUF1351 domain-containing protein, producing MAMELKIFSPKEDGFIKAIEFNHEELKTEIEAQLEKYQGLAYTDDTIQEARKDRATLNKFKKALDDKRKEIKGRCLEPFNAFEVRIKELVALVDKPMLAIDEQVKGYEERKKAEKRAEIEAFWNASESNVKTLVPLNRVFNPRWLNATFAMSRIEEEISAFLSKVESELAIIEDLHTEFEDQAVRAYLHSFSMADALAENKKLLEQKAKREEYRRQQEVAAKARAEAIRNIPEQKMAQPEPQPAPKPEVRQPSPVQAAPEASPVEEPIHQIDFRVWGTAAQLADLKTFLRTRGIRYGHVPQERAA
- a CDS encoding helix-turn-helix domain-containing protein; the protein is MSRRKNETTIENCALFAERMERVKTVTLTNTQVQLAEFLGVRQSSVSDAKRRCSIPSEWLLTILSRTNVNPAWILNGDSEMKFRTPNNEPGTIVNVKELRQSIEAEVREELDNLHAEDLIHRLEAMGLHVQVCPTSATSEKQAEDKAA
- a CDS encoding recombinase RecT; amino-acid sequence: MSNLRPQNTLAPRGQAPVTFSAFITSNGIRKRINEMMGGKDGQRFVTAIVSAVTNNPELAKCDHMSIFSAAMLGESLGLSPSVQLGQFYMVPFKDKKRCLHPRQKNDKKFCNFQCEYNKQPGCKIATFQIGYKGYIQLAIRSGYYRKLNVLAIKEGELKSYDPLFEELEVELIQDEAKREAAPTIGYYAMFEYLNGFRKTMYWSKAKMEAHADRYSQAFKLDVCRRIQSGEIPASELWRREYSSFWYKDFDGMAYKTMLRQIISKWGIMSVELQKAFAEDHAKEVNAPDYIDAAPITPQDEQHREGPEEQPRQPEAAPGSPEEDFFSDAEDAPTQDTEESLAQVFGDNTQKYLDMNAAERKAHISKMLKAFGVQDADMDRKVGKSFGQWAKKERIVLLQAYFDLANGADPATVFPTA
- a CDS encoding tyrosine-type recombinase/integrase; the protein is MAVNKYKTKAGVRYQAILYVKGQRVAFKSGFKTKKDAKKWLTKEEDQWQFSGSSRTAMDFEELADLYLDEVRDRRKRNTFIYKRSTFRRVLEYFNFRLPLKEINRDILAAYVRDQKKVRGSKAANCDLREIGTLFNWAIRRGHMIANPARQIEPYAEEAYVRYVPPAEDIAAVRMAANPEERRIFDTLYYTAARLSEILNLTWEDINFDAKVIRLWTSKRRDGNREARLLGMHPELEKVLRDAWKKRDPQSPYVFTNPQNGQKYTRHTEFIRLLFKRLCKKANLRKPFTAHCIRHHVASRFADSHKATHRQIQQFLGHMNLRTTETYLHELHVDHEILNAFDEEEKETQVQGKP